One Synechococcus sp. JA-2-3B'a(2-13) genomic window carries:
- the purC gene encoding phosphoribosylaminoimidazolesuccinocarboxamide synthase, whose product MPFSPQELLYEGKAKRIYRTADPRVYLCQYKDDATAFNAQKRGSIAGKGEVNCTVSSHVFAYLAQQGIPNHFLAQTGPTEMQVRALHILPLEVVVRNRTAGSLCKRLGLEQGLPIQPPLVEFYYKNDALGDPLVTPDHIRLLQLATPEQVERLGSLALAINNHLQAFWRSCRLELVDFKLEFGLDEKGEILLADEISPDTCRLWDRGGSEPRVLDKDLFRFDLGDPVAGYQEVLQRVLQAVGSQFLL is encoded by the coding sequence ATGCCATTCTCCCCCCAAGAGCTGCTCTACGAGGGCAAGGCCAAGCGCATCTACCGCACTGCCGATCCCAGGGTTTATCTTTGCCAATACAAAGACGACGCCACCGCCTTCAACGCCCAAAAGCGGGGATCCATCGCCGGCAAGGGAGAGGTGAATTGCACCGTCTCCAGCCATGTGTTTGCCTACCTGGCGCAGCAAGGGATCCCCAACCATTTCTTGGCCCAGACCGGCCCCACCGAGATGCAGGTGCGAGCCTTGCACATCCTGCCTTTGGAAGTGGTGGTGCGCAACCGCACCGCCGGCAGCCTCTGCAAGCGCCTGGGCCTGGAGCAGGGGCTTCCTATCCAGCCGCCGCTGGTGGAGTTCTATTACAAAAACGATGCCTTGGGGGATCCCTTGGTAACCCCCGACCACATCCGCCTATTGCAGCTGGCCACGCCGGAGCAGGTGGAGCGCCTCGGATCCCTGGCTTTGGCCATCAACAACCATCTGCAGGCTTTCTGGCGAAGCTGCCGCCTAGAGTTGGTGGACTTTAAGCTGGAGTTTGGCCTGGACGAGAAGGGAGAGATCCTGCTAGCCGACGAGATTAGCCCCGATACCTGCCGTCTTTGGGATCGGGGGGGATCTGAGCCGCGGGTGCTGGATAAAGATCTCTTTCGCTTTGATCTGGGGGATCCGGTGGCTGGCTATCAAGAGGTGTTGCAGCGGGTGCTTCAGGCAGTGGGATCCCAATTCCTTCTCTGA
- the hemC gene encoding hydroxymethylbilane synthase, with amino-acid sequence MSELASTPFKPSAGITKPVRIASRKSELALVQTQWVMGQLQEHHPGLPLELNTLSTQGDIILDVALAKIGDKGLFTKELEVSLLNGSSDLAVHSLKDLPTRLPEGLVLGAITRREDPLDALVVGEKFRDYRLATLPEGTVIGTSSLRRLAQLRHAFPHLHFKDVRGNLNTRLAKLERGEYDGLILAVAGLKRLGKADRIHEVLDPGVSLYAVGQGSLGIECRQGDERILELIRPLADAEATARCLAERAFLRALEGGCQVPIGVHSQVQGEALHLTGMVADLDGRRLIRDTQTGSTADPEAVGMALAEKLKQQGADEILQAIFAQARR; translated from the coding sequence ATGAGTGAACTGGCTTCGACCCCCTTCAAACCCTCTGCTGGGATCACCAAGCCGGTGCGGATCGCCTCTCGAAAAAGCGAGTTGGCTTTGGTGCAGACCCAGTGGGTGATGGGTCAGTTGCAAGAACACCATCCGGGATTACCTCTGGAGCTCAACACCCTCTCCACCCAGGGAGACATCATCCTGGATGTAGCCCTGGCCAAAATTGGAGACAAAGGTCTCTTTACCAAGGAATTGGAGGTTAGCCTGCTCAACGGCAGCAGCGACTTGGCGGTACACAGCCTTAAAGACTTGCCCACTCGCCTGCCGGAGGGCTTGGTGTTGGGGGCGATCACGCGGCGGGAGGATCCCCTGGATGCTTTGGTGGTGGGGGAAAAGTTCCGGGATTACCGACTGGCCACCCTGCCAGAGGGGACGGTGATCGGCACTTCATCGCTGCGGCGGCTGGCCCAACTGCGCCATGCCTTTCCCCACTTGCACTTTAAGGATGTGCGGGGCAACCTCAACACCCGCTTGGCCAAGCTGGAGCGGGGAGAGTACGACGGCCTGATTTTGGCGGTGGCCGGCTTGAAGCGTCTGGGCAAAGCCGACCGGATCCACGAGGTGCTGGATCCCGGCGTGTCTCTGTACGCGGTTGGGCAGGGATCCCTGGGAATCGAGTGTCGGCAGGGAGATGAGCGGATTCTGGAGCTTATCCGACCCTTGGCCGATGCGGAGGCCACAGCCCGCTGCTTGGCAGAGCGAGCTTTCCTGCGGGCTTTGGAAGGAGGGTGTCAAGTGCCCATTGGCGTTCACAGCCAAGTCCAAGGGGAGGCGCTGCACCTAACCGGTATGGTGGCCGACCTGGATGGCCGGCGGCTCATCCGCGATACTCAGACGGGATCCACCGCCGATCCCGAGGCAGTGGGGATGGCTCTTGCAGAAAAGCTAAAACAGCAGGGGGCCGACGAGATTTTGCAAGCCATTTTTGCCCAGGCCCGCCGTTAG
- a CDS encoding YlqD family protein — translation MEENNVSNGTQLLLKRNIPVKVVVTPLWKKEMQEQLERQIEATDAQMQQLEFQGKRAIAELEKQSPNPNSPQVLQQVEAVKSRVNEQKIRLLDQKNQLLQQINQLSTLELNQEVLQGNVESFFRVQKGDNLIQKMQVEILLEDGVIKEIRGNP, via the coding sequence ATGGAAGAAAACAACGTCAGCAACGGCACTCAATTACTGCTCAAACGCAACATTCCCGTTAAGGTGGTGGTCACACCCCTTTGGAAAAAGGAAATGCAGGAGCAATTGGAGCGGCAGATCGAAGCCACCGATGCTCAGATGCAACAGCTGGAGTTTCAGGGCAAGCGGGCTATTGCCGAACTGGAGAAACAGAGCCCCAACCCCAACAGCCCCCAAGTGCTCCAACAGGTGGAAGCGGTGAAAAGCCGCGTGAACGAGCAGAAAATCCGCCTCTTGGATCAGAAAAACCAATTGTTGCAGCAGATCAACCAACTGAGCACCCTGGAGCTTAACCAAGAAGTGCTGCAAGGCAATGTGGAGAGCTTCTTCCGAGTCCAAAAAGGAGACAACCTGATCCAGAAAATGCAGGTCGAGATCCTTCTGGAAGATGGGGTGATCAAAGAGATTCGCGGTAACCCATAG
- a CDS encoding glycosyltransferase, giving the protein MSEFVWSEPEPLEDLHLPDWLLTSAQRRRLKALLVLAMVWGLVSLMHVVPTARWITVGLATFMVIHISRLFRLQPATSLPPLRLPPAAATRRDPRSTDNSDDPNNNDSVLPMQRDGQSGLSELGGLALPRVAVLIPAKNESAVLPRLLHSLTQLRYPTSHLELWAIDDNSSDATPEVLREAQKWIPHLRVYRRQPGRGGGKSGALNEVLPLTQGEIILVCDADAVVPSDFLARTLPLFVQVGSLRSRFSRRTVGAVQVRKALSNPSVNFWTLGQVAEMASDAYFQQQRVAVRGIGELRGNGQLVRRDVLEKCGGWNEATLTDDLDLTFKLHLAGVDIAFLPEPAIVEEGVTSWKSLWHQRCRWAEGGYQRYLDYWPGILGRRMGMAKTVDLWAFFISQYLLPMALVPDTLWVLLTGHSSVLLPLNALVMGCLTVAFYRGLRQVEGLRGRRLWWHTALGLVYMLHWLPVMIATTARMCVQPKRLRWVKTVHHGA; this is encoded by the coding sequence ATGTCTGAGTTTGTCTGGTCAGAGCCAGAGCCTCTCGAGGATCTTCATCTTCCCGATTGGTTGCTCACCTCGGCCCAGCGCCGCCGTCTCAAGGCTCTGCTGGTTCTGGCCATGGTGTGGGGGTTGGTCAGCCTGATGCATGTGGTGCCGACGGCCCGTTGGATCACCGTTGGTTTGGCCACGTTCATGGTGATCCACATTAGCCGCTTATTTCGCCTGCAACCGGCGACCTCCCTGCCCCCTCTGAGACTTCCTCCTGCCGCTGCGACCCGCCGGGATCCCAGGTCAACAGATAACAGCGATGACCCTAACAACAATGACTCTGTCCTGCCAATGCAACGGGATGGGCAGAGCGGGCTTTCTGAGTTGGGCGGGCTGGCCTTGCCCCGTGTGGCTGTGTTGATCCCAGCCAAGAATGAGAGCGCAGTGCTCCCACGGCTGTTGCACAGCTTGACCCAGCTCCGTTACCCCACCAGCCATCTGGAGCTGTGGGCCATCGACGACAACAGCAGCGATGCCACCCCTGAAGTTCTGCGGGAAGCCCAAAAGTGGATCCCGCATCTGCGGGTTTACCGGCGGCAGCCGGGGCGGGGCGGGGGCAAGTCCGGTGCCCTCAACGAGGTACTGCCCCTGACTCAAGGGGAGATCATCCTGGTCTGCGATGCCGATGCTGTGGTGCCCTCGGATTTTCTTGCCCGCACTCTGCCCTTGTTTGTTCAAGTGGGAAGCCTGCGCAGCCGTTTCAGCAGACGGACGGTAGGCGCTGTCCAGGTGCGCAAGGCCCTGAGCAACCCCAGCGTCAACTTCTGGACTCTGGGGCAGGTGGCGGAAATGGCCTCTGATGCTTACTTCCAGCAGCAGCGCGTGGCTGTGAGGGGTATTGGCGAGCTACGCGGCAATGGCCAACTGGTGCGGCGAGATGTTTTGGAAAAGTGCGGCGGCTGGAACGAGGCCACCCTCACTGACGACTTGGATCTCACCTTTAAGCTGCACCTGGCGGGCGTAGATATCGCCTTTCTGCCAGAGCCGGCCATCGTCGAAGAAGGGGTCACCTCTTGGAAAAGCCTCTGGCACCAGCGCTGCCGCTGGGCAGAAGGGGGCTACCAGCGCTATCTCGACTACTGGCCAGGGATCCTCGGTCGCCGGATGGGGATGGCCAAAACAGTAGATCTCTGGGCCTTCTTTATTTCTCAGTACTTGCTGCCGATGGCCTTGGTTCCCGATACCCTCTGGGTGCTGTTGACGGGCCACTCCTCGGTGCTGCTCCCCTTGAACGCTCTGGTGATGGGCTGCTTGACGGTGGCTTTTTACCGGGGGCTACGCCAGGTGGAGGGCTTGCGCGGACGGCGACTTTGGTGGCACACCGCCCTGGGCTTGGTCTACATGCTCCACTGGCTGCCGGTTATGATCGCCACAACCGCTCGCATGTGTGTACAGCCCAAGCGCCTAAGGTGGGTGAAAACTGTTCATCACGGCGCTTGA
- the ilvC gene encoding ketol-acid reductoisomerase, with protein sequence MARLYYDTDANLEPLADKTVAIIGYGSQGHAHALNLRDSGVQVIVGLYPGSPSWPKAEQDGLMVKTVADAAAAADWVMILLPDEVQKAVFQGEIRPHLQPGNVLLFAHGFNIHFGQIQPPANVDVIMVAPKGPGHLVRRTYQAGEGVPCLFAVYQDASGMARERAMAYAKAIGGTRAGILETTFREETETDLFGEQVVLCGGLTALIKAGFETLVEAGYQPELAYFECLHEVKLIVDLIVEGGLEKMRHSISNTAEYGDYTRGPRIITEQTRAEMKRILAEIQSGQFAREFVLENQAGKPGLTAMRRREAEHPIEQVGRELRAMFSWLKK encoded by the coding sequence ATGGCCCGCCTCTACTACGACACCGACGCCAATCTGGAGCCTTTGGCCGATAAAACCGTTGCCATCATCGGCTATGGCAGCCAAGGCCACGCCCACGCCCTCAATTTGCGCGATAGCGGTGTCCAGGTCATCGTTGGCCTTTACCCTGGCAGCCCTTCCTGGCCCAAAGCCGAGCAAGACGGCTTGATGGTCAAAACGGTGGCGGATGCTGCCGCTGCCGCCGACTGGGTGATGATTTTACTGCCCGATGAAGTGCAAAAGGCCGTTTTCCAGGGCGAAATCCGTCCCCACCTGCAGCCGGGGAACGTGCTCCTCTTTGCCCATGGCTTCAACATTCACTTCGGGCAGATCCAGCCGCCGGCAAACGTGGATGTCATCATGGTTGCCCCCAAAGGCCCTGGGCACTTGGTGCGGCGCACCTACCAAGCGGGGGAAGGGGTGCCCTGCCTGTTTGCCGTCTATCAAGATGCCTCGGGAATGGCACGGGAGCGGGCCATGGCCTATGCCAAAGCCATCGGTGGCACGCGGGCCGGCATTTTGGAAACCACCTTCCGGGAAGAGACCGAAACCGACCTCTTTGGCGAGCAGGTGGTGCTCTGCGGTGGTCTGACGGCTCTGATCAAAGCGGGGTTTGAAACCTTGGTGGAAGCGGGCTACCAGCCGGAACTGGCCTACTTCGAGTGCCTGCACGAGGTGAAGCTGATCGTGGATCTCATTGTCGAGGGGGGCTTGGAGAAAATGCGCCACAGCATCTCCAACACGGCAGAATACGGCGACTACACCCGTGGCCCCCGCATCATCACGGAGCAAACCCGCGCTGAAATGAAACGGATCCTCGCCGAGATTCAAAGCGGCCAATTTGCCCGTGAATTTGTCTTGGAAAATCAGGCCGGCAAGCCAGGGCTTACTGCGATGCGGCGCCGCGAGGCCGAACACCCCATTGAACAGGTGGGCAGGGAGCTGCGGGCCATGTTTAGCTGGCTAAAGAAATAG
- the serS gene encoding serine--tRNA ligase: MLDLKLLRDRPEQVRQALQNRRATVDLDGILQLDRERRQLETRKGSLQAESNSLGKKVGEIIRQGADPQGPEVAALRQRGVDLKAEIAQLEQQERELEEEIRARLLTLPNLPLPSVPVGRDEADNVEVRRWGEELKPAHPVLPHDEIAEKLGLLEIGRAVKVAQSRFVAMVGAGAALERALIAMMLERHIAAGYTEVIPPFLVNSAALQGTGQLPKFAEDSFRCADDDLWLIPTAEVPLTNLYRDEMIPAESLPLYFCAYTPCFRREAGSYGRDTKGLIRLHQFQKVELVKVTRPDQSEAEHEKLVQDAEAILQMLELPYRVVELCSGDLGFAAARCFDLEVWFPSQNQYREISSCSNCWDFQARRANLRYKEAGQKGTQFVHTLNGSGLAVGRSLAALLENHQQPDGSIRIPKALRPFLSSRFLSEDGILIPAA, encoded by the coding sequence GTGCTGGATCTGAAGCTGCTGCGGGATCGCCCTGAACAAGTACGCCAAGCCCTGCAAAATCGCCGGGCCACAGTCGATCTGGACGGGATCCTGCAGTTGGATCGGGAGCGGCGGCAGTTGGAGACCCGCAAGGGATCCCTGCAGGCCGAAAGCAACAGCCTCGGCAAAAAAGTCGGCGAGATCATCCGCCAGGGGGCGGATCCCCAAGGCCCCGAAGTGGCGGCCCTGCGGCAGCGGGGGGTGGATCTCAAGGCCGAGATTGCCCAACTGGAGCAGCAGGAACGGGAGCTGGAAGAGGAGATTCGTGCTCGGCTGCTTACCCTGCCCAATTTGCCCCTGCCCAGCGTGCCGGTTGGCCGAGATGAGGCCGACAATGTAGAGGTGCGCCGCTGGGGTGAGGAGCTAAAGCCGGCCCATCCTGTCCTTCCCCATGACGAGATTGCCGAAAAACTGGGGTTGCTGGAGATTGGCCGTGCGGTCAAAGTGGCCCAAAGCCGCTTTGTGGCTATGGTAGGGGCGGGCGCGGCCCTGGAACGGGCCTTGATTGCCATGATGCTGGAGCGCCACATTGCAGCCGGCTACACCGAGGTGATCCCGCCCTTTTTGGTCAACAGCGCTGCTTTACAGGGGACGGGGCAATTGCCCAAGTTCGCCGAAGATAGTTTTCGCTGTGCTGATGACGACCTGTGGCTGATCCCGACCGCGGAAGTTCCCCTCACCAACCTGTACCGGGATGAGATGATCCCTGCAGAGTCTCTTCCTCTCTACTTCTGTGCTTACACCCCATGTTTTCGCCGCGAGGCGGGCAGCTATGGCCGCGACACCAAGGGGCTGATCCGATTGCACCAATTTCAAAAAGTGGAGCTGGTCAAGGTCACTCGCCCAGATCAATCGGAAGCCGAACACGAGAAGCTGGTGCAGGATGCCGAGGCCATCTTACAGATGCTGGAGCTGCCCTACCGGGTGGTGGAGCTGTGTAGCGGCGATTTGGGCTTTGCGGCAGCCCGCTGCTTTGACTTGGAGGTGTGGTTCCCCTCCCAAAATCAATACCGCGAGATCTCCAGTTGCTCCAACTGCTGGGACTTTCAGGCCCGCCGTGCTAACCTGCGCTACAAAGAAGCCGGCCAGAAAGGCACCCAGTTTGTCCACACCCTGAACGGATCTGGCTTGGCGGTGGGGCGCTCTCTGGCTGCCCTGCTGGAAAATCACCAACAGCCGGATGGCTCGATTCGCATTCCCAAGGCGCTGCGTCCCTTTCTCAGCTCCCGGTTTCTCTCGGAAGACGGGATCCTCATTCCTGCTGCCTGA
- a CDS encoding carbon dioxide-concentrating mechanism protein CcmK has protein sequence MPMSTSLGLIQTRSFPVIVRIADAMTKSAGVTLIGFEKTSGGYCTAIVRGGIADVRIAIEEGIELARQFDQEEISSLVIPRPLPNLEVVLPISSKLSQLAQNRGYSRLSNLAVGLLETRGFPAMVGAADVMLKTADVQLAAYETIGDGLCTAIIRGTVANVAIAIDAGMYEAERIGELHAVAVIPRPLDELEQALPVASCFVAQPVTLPVTLPQVQEQEVQRNDTAVERIPVYLEPPETP, from the coding sequence ATGCCGATGTCAACCTCCCTGGGCCTGATTCAGACGCGCAGCTTTCCGGTCATCGTGCGCATTGCTGACGCCATGACCAAGTCGGCAGGCGTGACGCTGATCGGCTTTGAGAAAACCTCGGGGGGCTATTGCACAGCCATTGTGCGGGGGGGAATTGCCGATGTGCGCATTGCCATTGAGGAGGGAATTGAGCTGGCCCGCCAGTTTGACCAAGAGGAGATCTCCAGTTTGGTGATCCCGCGCCCCCTGCCCAACTTGGAAGTGGTACTGCCGATCAGCAGCAAGCTGTCTCAACTGGCACAAAACCGCGGCTACAGCCGCCTCAGTAACTTGGCCGTGGGCCTGCTGGAAACTCGCGGCTTCCCGGCAATGGTAGGAGCTGCCGATGTCATGCTCAAAACCGCGGATGTCCAACTGGCGGCCTACGAGACCATTGGGGATGGCCTATGTACGGCCATTATCCGCGGTACGGTAGCCAACGTGGCCATTGCCATCGATGCCGGCATGTACGAAGCAGAGCGCATTGGGGAACTGCACGCGGTGGCGGTGATCCCGCGCCCTCTGGATGAGCTGGAGCAAGCCCTGCCGGTGGCCAGTTGTTTTGTTGCCCAGCCAGTGACCTTGCCGGTGACCCTTCCTCAAGTTCAGGAACAGGAAGTGCAGCGCAACGATACGGCTGTGGAACGGATCCCTGTTTATCTGGAGCCGCCTGAAACTCCCTAG
- a CDS encoding ribulose bisphosphate carboxylase small subunit, producing the protein MPAHTYAAPPTPWSRRLAEPKIDPTAYVHSFSNLIGDVRVEAEVLIAPGTSIRADEGSPFHIGARSNIQDGVVIHGLEQGRVIGEDGQPYSVWIGRNTSIAHMALIHGPAYVGNDCFIGFRSTVFNARVGDGCIIMLHCLIQDVEIPPGKYVPSGSIITTQAEADRLPDVQDSDAKFAQHVIGINQALREGYQCSENLVCIAPIRNELQRTSNSTATETAPMTHSSHRGNGRNGGGSPLKPEVVEQIRALLAQGYRVGLEYADARRFKTSSWQSESPITSTHEAEVVQSLGAILAEHQGEYVRLLGIDPKAKRRVLEQIIQTPDGPALVSGMPSRVSAAAAPGSGAVGSRSGSGLEEEIRTLLAQGYRIGLEVADARRYRTSSWQTLGNLSGQPQEILAAVQAALAEHQGEYVRLLGIDPKGKRRVLEKVIQTPQGQVSSSPAGTGVVADTAPAAGGSAGLDLEVQEEVHRLLAQGYRIGYEYADERRFKTSSWQSGPAIRATRGPEVLAKLTAALAEHQGEYVRLLGIDPKGKRRVYERIIQTPSGKSAAAAAAPASAPKGSLSGTRLSAEVVAQVQQLLSQGYRIGTEHADKRRFRTSSWQSCSPIEATQVPQVVAALEACLAEHQGEYVRLLGIDPKAKRRVLEQIIQTP; encoded by the coding sequence ATGCCTGCTCACACCTATGCTGCACCGCCAACGCCCTGGTCTCGCCGACTGGCGGAGCCTAAGATCGATCCCACAGCCTACGTGCATTCTTTCTCCAACCTCATTGGGGATGTGCGGGTGGAAGCGGAGGTGCTGATCGCCCCGGGAACTTCCATTCGCGCTGACGAGGGATCCCCCTTCCACATTGGCGCCAGATCCAACATTCAGGATGGGGTGGTCATCCACGGCCTGGAACAGGGGCGGGTGATAGGAGAAGACGGCCAACCCTACTCCGTTTGGATTGGCAGAAACACTTCCATTGCCCACATGGCTCTGATCCACGGGCCGGCCTACGTGGGCAACGACTGCTTTATTGGCTTCCGCTCGACGGTGTTCAACGCTCGGGTTGGGGATGGCTGCATCATCATGTTGCATTGCCTGATCCAGGATGTGGAGATCCCCCCAGGCAAGTACGTGCCTTCTGGATCCATCATCACCACCCAGGCCGAGGCCGACCGGCTGCCCGACGTCCAGGATAGCGATGCCAAGTTTGCCCAACACGTGATCGGCATCAACCAAGCCCTGCGAGAGGGCTACCAGTGCAGCGAAAACCTCGTCTGTATCGCTCCCATCCGCAACGAACTGCAGCGCACCTCTAACTCAACGGCTACGGAGACGGCACCCATGACTCATTCTTCCCATCGCGGCAATGGCCGGAACGGCGGCGGATCCCCTCTCAAGCCGGAGGTGGTGGAGCAAATTCGTGCCCTGTTGGCCCAAGGCTATCGCGTGGGGCTAGAGTATGCCGATGCTCGCCGCTTCAAAACCTCTTCCTGGCAAAGCGAAAGCCCAATCACCAGCACCCACGAGGCGGAGGTGGTGCAGTCATTGGGGGCCATCCTGGCAGAACACCAAGGGGAATATGTGCGCCTGCTGGGGATCGATCCCAAGGCTAAACGGCGGGTGCTGGAGCAAATCATCCAAACCCCCGATGGGCCGGCGCTGGTTTCTGGGATGCCCAGCCGCGTCTCGGCAGCCGCTGCTCCGGGTTCTGGGGCGGTCGGCTCTCGCTCTGGCTCAGGGCTGGAGGAGGAGATCCGGACTTTGTTGGCGCAGGGGTATCGCATTGGCCTGGAGGTGGCCGATGCCCGCCGCTACCGCACCTCTTCTTGGCAGACCTTGGGCAATTTGAGCGGTCAGCCGCAGGAGATCCTGGCCGCTGTTCAGGCTGCCCTAGCAGAGCACCAGGGAGAATATGTGCGCCTGTTGGGGATCGATCCCAAAGGCAAGCGGCGGGTGCTGGAGAAGGTCATTCAAACCCCGCAAGGCCAGGTGAGCAGCAGTCCTGCAGGAACCGGCGTGGTGGCAGATACGGCTCCTGCGGCAGGGGGCAGTGCCGGCCTGGATCTGGAGGTGCAGGAGGAGGTGCATCGGCTGCTGGCCCAAGGCTACCGCATTGGCTACGAGTATGCCGACGAGCGCCGCTTCAAAACCTCTTCCTGGCAGAGTGGGCCGGCCATTCGCGCCACCCGCGGGCCAGAGGTGTTGGCTAAGCTGACGGCTGCCCTGGCGGAGCACCAGGGAGAGTATGTACGCCTGCTGGGGATCGATCCCAAAGGCAAACGGCGGGTCTATGAGCGCATCATCCAAACCCCTAGCGGAAAATCTGCTGCTGCTGCCGCGGCTCCTGCTTCTGCCCCCAAGGGATCCCTTTCTGGCACCCGCCTCAGCGCCGAGGTGGTGGCTCAGGTGCAGCAGTTGCTCAGCCAAGGCTACCGCATCGGCACCGAACATGCGGACAAGCGCCGTTTTCGCACGTCTTCCTGGCAAAGCTGTAGCCCCATCGAGGCCACCCAAGTGCCGCAAGTGGTGGCGGCTCTAGAAGCCTGCCTGGCGGAACACCAGGGAGAATACGTTCGCCTGCTGGGGATCGATCCCAAGGCCAAACGGCGAGTGCTGGAGCAAATCATCCAAACCCCTTGA
- a CDS encoding EutN/CcmL family microcompartment protein, with protein MRIAIVRGTVTSTQKDPSLTGVKFLLVQYVDLEGQPQPDYAVAADPVGAGIDEWVLVSQGSAARQPQGNQTRPLDAVVMAIIDTVSVGGRSLYNKRDQR; from the coding sequence ATGCGTATTGCCATTGTGCGGGGCACCGTCACCAGCACCCAGAAGGATCCCAGCTTAACGGGCGTGAAGTTTTTGTTGGTGCAGTACGTCGATCTCGAGGGCCAGCCGCAACCCGATTACGCTGTGGCTGCCGATCCGGTGGGGGCCGGCATTGACGAGTGGGTGCTGGTTAGCCAAGGCAGTGCCGCTCGCCAGCCGCAAGGAAACCAGACTCGCCCGCTGGATGCGGTGGTGATGGCGATCATCGATACCGTCAGCGTTGGCGGTCGCTCTCTCTACAACAAGCGCGATCAACGCTAG
- a CDS encoding carbon dioxide-concentrating mechanism protein CcmK: MAIAVGMIETLGFPAVVEAADAMVKAARVTLVGYEKISSGRVTVIVRGDVSEVQASVAAGIDSVKRVNGGQLLSWHIIARPHENLEYVLPIRYTEDVAQFREGVNAIRPFTRP, translated from the coding sequence ATGGCTATTGCAGTTGGAATGATCGAAACCCTGGGCTTCCCGGCAGTGGTAGAAGCTGCCGATGCCATGGTCAAGGCCGCCCGCGTTACCCTGGTGGGTTACGAGAAAATCAGCAGCGGTCGGGTCACCGTGATCGTGCGGGGGGATGTCTCGGAGGTGCAAGCCTCGGTGGCTGCCGGCATTGACTCGGTGAAGCGGGTGAACGGCGGCCAGTTGTTGTCTTGGCACATTATCGCCCGTCCCCACGAGAACCTGGAGTACGTGTTGCCCATTCGCTACACCGAGGATGTGGCTCAGTTCCGCGAAGGGGTAAATGCCATCCGTCCCTTCACCCGTCCCTGA
- a CDS encoding carbon dioxide-concentrating mechanism protein CcmK — protein sequence MPIAVGMIETRGFPAVVEAADAMVKAARVTLVGYEKIGSGRVTVIVRGDVSEVQASVAAGLESAKRVSGGEILSHHIIARPHENLEFVLPIRYTEAVEQFRT from the coding sequence ATGCCTATTGCAGTTGGAATGATCGAAACCCGCGGGTTCCCGGCAGTGGTAGAAGCTGCCGACGCCATGGTCAAGGCAGCCCGCGTTACCCTGGTGGGTTACGAGAAAATCGGCAGCGGTCGGGTCACCGTGATCGTGCGGGGGGATGTCTCGGAGGTGCAAGCCTCGGTGGCTGCCGGTTTGGAGTCTGCCAAGCGGGTGAGCGGGGGTGAGATTCTCTCCCACCACATCATTGCCCGTCCCCACGAGAACCTGGAGTTTGTGTTGCCCATCCGCTATACCGAGGCGGTAGAGCAGTTCCGCACCTAG
- a CDS encoding energy-coupling factor ABC transporter ATP-binding protein, producing MNPVPAVEVNQLWTAYPGHPPVLQGLDLRVEVGQHLGVIGPNGAGKTTLFLTLCGLLPPCSGQVSLFGQPLRPGQFRPEVGLVFQDPNDQLFAPSVAEDVAFGLRNLARPEAEIAAAVQAALQMTGTLHLADRPPHHLSGGEKRMVAIAGILAMQPQLVLYDEPTANLDLRARRRLMVFLQQAAHTFLLASHDLELILEVCDQVILLDQGRIWAQGSPAHLMGQADLMEAHGLEVPPSLRR from the coding sequence ATGAACCCGGTGCCGGCGGTGGAGGTGAACCAATTGTGGACAGCTTATCCCGGTCATCCGCCGGTGCTGCAAGGGCTGGATCTACGGGTCGAGGTCGGGCAACATCTGGGGGTGATCGGCCCCAATGGCGCGGGTAAAACTACCCTGTTCCTCACCCTCTGCGGCCTGTTGCCCCCCTGCTCTGGCCAGGTGAGTTTGTTTGGCCAGCCGCTGCGGCCCGGCCAGTTTCGCCCTGAGGTGGGGTTGGTGTTTCAGGATCCCAACGACCAACTGTTTGCCCCATCGGTGGCCGAAGATGTGGCCTTTGGACTGCGCAATTTGGCCCGTCCTGAGGCGGAGATTGCGGCTGCCGTTCAGGCCGCCCTACAGATGACCGGCACCCTCCATTTGGCCGATCGTCCCCCCCATCACCTCTCTGGTGGGGAAAAGCGCATGGTTGCCATTGCCGGGATCCTGGCGATGCAGCCCCAGTTGGTGCTCTACGATGAGCCGACAGCCAACCTCGATTTGCGAGCCCGGCGCCGGTTGATGGTTTTTTTGCAACAGGCCGCCCACACTTTTCTGCTGGCTTCCCACGATCTGGAGCTGATCTTGGAGGTGTGCGATCAGGTCATCCTGTTGGATCAAGGGCGGATCTGGGCCCAGGGATCCCCAGCCCACCTGATGGGCCAAGCCGACCTCATGGAAGCCCACGGCCTGGAAGTGCCCCCCTCGCTGCGCCGATGA